Genomic window (Longimicrobiales bacterium):
TGCTGATCCCGAGGAATGCGGCGCCGGACGTGATCGCGTCGGAGCGATGATGCCACGCGTCCGCCTGCACGATGCCACTCTCCAGCGCTTCACCCTCCCGCATCACGAAGCGGAACAGGGCTTCCTTGATTGCGATCACCACGACGAGCACGATCAGCGTGAACGGCGCGGGCAGGTGGTGCGGAGTCAGGATCTCGCGTACGGCCTCGATCGCGATTCCGACGGCAGCGCCCATCAGCATCAGCGAGACGGCGGCCGCAGCGACGGATTCCGCCTTGCCATATCCGAAGTGGTACGTCTCGTCGGCAGAGCGCGCGGCTACATGTATGCCGCGCCAGACGATCAGGCTGGAGAAGATGTCGAGCGATGACTCGACGCCATCGGCGATGAGTGCGTAGGAATGGCCGACAATGCCGGTGCCGATCTTGATGACGACCAGCGCCGCGTTGATCAGCAGGCCCGCCTGTGCTACACGGATGCTGCGCTGTGCCCGCTCGCTGCTGCCCAATGCCCCCTCATCCTGACGTGGATCGCGCTGCGGACAAGGTACCGCATCCACGACAGGAAATCAGCGGCGACGCGAAGGGGGCGCGACGAAGATGCGTCGCGCCCCCACCGCCTGCCATCCGGTGCAGGCCGCACAGGTGATCCTGTCACACGGAGAGGCGCGCCATCAGCCTTGCACGCTGTTCCATGGAGAGCAGCGGTGACGCAGCCAGAAGTTCGGCCCGCTCCACCAGGTCGCGGGCTTTGCGCGCGTCCTTCAGCTCGACTGAAGCATGAGCCGCGTCAATGAGCGCGTTCGCCGCATCGATGACCGCACCGCGGGCCAGTGCGTGATCCGCGGCCTTGAGCATGTTGGAGCGTGCCGCACTGAAATCACCAATGGCCGCACGGATTCGGCCTGCGTACACCAGGCAGTCGTATGCCTCCGGGTCCTCGGCTCCGCGCAGCTCCGCCGACTGTTCGAGCAGCCGTACGGCCTTCTTCCACTGCTTCGGCTGCGAGAAGAGCGCTTCGGCCTGCGCGTGCAGCTCCGCCGCGCGTTCCGGGTCCGGCACCTCAGCCGGCTGATCGGCCAGAACCGGTGCGGCCGACAGGATCGTCGCCAGGGCCACAGTCAGAGTGATTCGCTTCGCATTCATGAAAGACCTCCTCGGGTGTTGCCGCCGCTCCCCCACCTGCAGAGACGGCAGCGTGGTGCTCAGAGGATTGGACGCGCGCGCACCCGGAATAGATTCGCCTGCGGGACAGGCGGCAGCCTGGGTGTGATGCACCCGGGTACATCCGGGGATGACCTCCGCCCACCGGCGTGGGGTCCGCATCTTGCCCACACACCACCCGGACCGGACACCACGACGCGCGCGTATCGCGCGCCTGACCGACACGACAGGAGCACCACGTGCGACGCCTGACATTACTCGCCTCGATGCCGCTACTCGCCGTCCTCCCGCTCTCCAGCGGCTGTGCCACGAATCCCGTAACGGGCGAACGCCAGCTGGCCCTGATCTCCGAATCGCAGGAGATCCAGATGGGCCAGGAGGCCGCGGTGCAGGCCGCGCAATCGATCGGCCTCGTCGAGGACGCGGCGCTCCAGAGCTACGTGGCACGCATCGGCAGCACGATGGCCGCACAGTCGGAGCGCCCCGATCTGCCGTGGAGCTTCCAGGTGGTGGATGACCCGACCCCGAACGCGTTCGCACTGCCGGGCGGGCCAATCTTCGTCACACGCGGGATACTGGCGCTCATGGGCTCGGAGGCGGAGCTCGCCGGTGTGCTCGGACACGAGATCGGGCACATCACAGCGCGCCATTCCGTGACACTGCTGAGCCGTGCACAGCTGGCGCAGCTCACTCTGGGCGTCGGATCCATTCTCGTCCCGGAGATCGCCCAGCTCGGGCAGCTGGCCGGCGCCGGGCTCCAGCTGCTGTTCCTCAGCTACGGCCGCGATGCCGAGCGGCAGGCCGACGACCTTGGATTCGGATACGCACTCCGGCAGAACTACGACGTGCGCGAGATGGTGAACATGTTCGCGCAACTGCAGCGCGCGAGCCAGGCAGCCGGTCAGAGTCCGCTGCCGACGTGGCTCGCCAGCCATCCCTACCCGGAGGAGCGCATCGAGCGCATCCAGCAGGCTCTGGCGACGCTGAATCAGGACCTCAGCGGGACGAAGAAGAACGTCGACGTGTACATGAACCGCATCGACAACCTGGTGTACGGCGACAACCCGCGTGCAGGGTTCTTCGAGGGCGGACTCTTCCTGCACCCTGACCTGCGCTTTCGAATGCAGTTCCCCCAGGGCTGGCAGACGCAGAACCTGGCGCAGTCCGTCTCCGCGCTCAGCCCGCAGAAGGATGCCGTCATCCAGCTGACGCTCGCGCAGGGCAGCGAGACACAGGCGGCCAACCAGTTCTTTGGACAACAGGGCATCGCTTCCAGCCAGGTCAGCCGTACGACCATCAATGGGTTCCCTGCGGTCACCGGCTACTTCCAGGGCCAGACGCAGGACGGCGTCGTCGCCGGCGTGGCGGCGTTCATTTCCTTCGAGAACCGGACGTACCAGATCCTGTCGTTCACCCCGGCCCAGCAGCTCCAGCGCTATGACCAGCTGTTCCGGAGTGTCGTCGGCTCGTTCGACCGGCTGACCGACTCACGTGCGCTGAATGTCCAGCCGAACCGCATCTCGATCGTGCGGCCGAGCCAGGCCATGACGCTCGAAGAGTTCAATCGCCGATATCCCTCGCGCATCGACATTGCCGAGCTTGCGCTGATCAACCAGCTCCAGGACGGCAACTCACGGATCCCTGCGGGGACACCGGTGAAGCGGATCGTGACCGGGCAGTAGACTCATACGAGCGGGATCGTGTTCGTGTGCGGGATCGGGTTACCGACATCGGACGCGGGATCAGGCGCGGGCGACGGGGTCGAGCGGGAGCAGACGGTCAGGCGCCCGCCCGATCCCGCCCGATCCCCCACACGAACACGCTCCCGCTCCCGATCCCGAATTCGTCGATCACCTCACTGACTGTCCAAACCGCACGACAGCTCCGGCGAGTACCACCACTGCCATTCCGGTCACGATCGTGAGCGGCATCATGATGTCTGCGAGTCCGTGCCCCTTCAGGAAGATGCCGCGCACGATCACGAGAAAGTGGCGCAGCGGGTTCAGCAGCGTGAGTGTCTGGAAGAGCGGCGGCATCGTCTCGATCGGATACATGAATCCGGAGAGAATCACGACGGGGAGGAACAGCAGAAACATCCCCATGAAGGCCTCCTGCTGCGTCCTGGATATGGTGGAGATGAAGAGGCCGAGGCCGAGGCTGGCGAGGATGTAGACGAACGATGCAATGAGCAGGGCGGCGACACTGCCCCGGAGCGGTATGTCGAACCAGAGAAGCGCCACAGCGCAGATGAGGGCCAGGTCGACAAGTGCGATGATCGCGACGGGGATGGTCTTGCCGAGGATCAGCTCGCCGGCGGTGAGCGGGCTCACGAGCAGCTGCTCGAGCGTACCGAGCTCGCGCTCGCGCACCACACCGAGCGCGGTGAGCAGCAGTGCCATCATCATGAGCAGCACGCCGATGATGGCCGGGACGTTGTAGACGCGGCTCGTCAGCTCCTCATTGAACCACGCGCGCGCACGCAGGTCGACGCCGCCGTCGAGTTCAGTACTGCGACCCGCGGCCTGCCGGACACCGAACTCCTGTACAATCCGACTGGCGTAGCCCTGCGCGACGGTCGCGGTGTTGGAGCTGGTCCCGTCCACGAGCACCTGCACGGTGGCGCCGCGACCGGCGGCGAGGTCACGGGCGAAGCCGCTGGGTATCTCGAGACCGACCACCGCACTGCCGTCGTCGAGCGCGGCCGCCATGTCAGCGGGCCGATCGGACTGGCCGACGATGCGGAAATAGCCGCCCGCGGTGAATGCGTCCTGAAGGGCGCGCGACTGCGTCGTCCGGTCATGATCCACGACGAAAGTGCTCACGTCGTGGACGTCCGTGGTTACGGCATAGCCGAACAGCAGAAGCTGGATGATGGGGGCAGCGAATACGATCCGTTTCGTCTTCGGATCGCGCAGCAGCTGTCGCAGCTCCTTGCGCACGAGAGCACGCACGCGGCGCAGTGACGCCGTGCGGGCGGAGCCCTGCCGTTCGGCACCGTCTGCCCGCCGCGTCGTCATGCCGCGATCCTCTTGTCGAACGCAGCGGTCGCGAGGCCGATTCCGATGGCCGCGAAAATCACCATCGATACGCCCTGTACCCACAGCACGTCGGGCCCGACGCCCTTCAGGAATACGCCGCGCGTCACGGCGATGTAATACTTCGCCGGCACGATGAAGCTGACCGCGCGGAGTGCCGCGGGCATGCTGGCGATGTCGAACAGGAAGCCGGAGAGCAGGAGAGCGGGCAGATATGTCACGACCATCGCCACCTGGGTGGCGAGCACCTGCGACTTGAGTACGGCGGACACGAACATGCCGAGGCCGAGCGCACCAAGCAGGAACAGGAGGGTCATCGTACCCAGCAGGAGAACGCTGCCGCGCAGCGGCACGTCGAAGATGATCACGCCGGCGGCGACGGTCGTCGCGACATCGAGCAGGCCGATACCGAGGTAAGGGAGCAGCTTGCCGAACACGACCTCCAGGCGGTGAACGGGCGTTGCCGCGAGCTGCTCCATCGTACCGCGCTCCCACTCGCGCGCAATCGTGAGCGCAGTCAGCATGGCAGCAATGATGGACATGATCACGGCGATCAGGCCCGGCACGATCATGTTGCTGCTTTCGAGCGTGGGGTTGTACCAGATGCGCGTTTCCGCCGTCGCCGGCGCCTCGATGCGTCGCCCCTGCAGCAGCACGTCGCGCGAGAAGCCTGCCGCAATCGCGCTGCTGTAGTTCAGTGCCACTGTGGCCGTATTCGCATCGCTGCCATCGAGCAGCAGCTGCACGGGCGCGGGGCGGCCGGCCGCGAGGTCGCGTGCAAAGCCCGGTGGTATGATCAGCCCGCCCATCACGCGGCCGTGCAGCAGATCCTCATCGATCCGGGCTGTCGTTTCGGGATGATCGACCACCGAAAAGTAGCCGCTCGCTTCGAACACCTCGACCAGGCGCCGGCTCGACGCCGTACGATCCTGGTCGATGACCGCAATGCGGATGTCGCTGATGTCCCAGCTGATGGCGTAGCCGAAGAAGAGCAGCATCAGCAGCGGCATGCCGAACGCGAGCACCATGCTGCGCGGGTCCCGACGCAGCTGCACCCACTCCTTGCGCGCCATGGCGCTGGTCCTGCGGAGCGACAACATCAGCCTGCCACCGCGCCGCCCTCGCGGCGCACCAGCGACACGAAGACGTCCTCGAGCGAAGGCGGCACGGTCTGCACGCCCTCCACCGTCCGGCCGGCATCGCGGAGCACACCGCTGATTGTGGTCCTTGCCCCAGCCTCTTCCTCGACCACTACGTGCACGAGTCGGCCGAACATGGCCGCATCGATCACGCCGGGTGCGTCGGTGAGCACCTCGACAGCGAGCGGCGCGTCATCCGTCGTGATCTCGAGTATGGGCTCGGCCATGGAAGCGCGGAGCGCGGACGGTGCGCCATCGGCAATGACGCGTCCCCGGTTCATCAGAATCAGCCGGTTGCAGTATTCCGCCTCCTCCATGTAATGCGTGCTCACGAGAATCGTGGTTCCGCCCTGGGCGAGGCCGTGGATCAGGTCCCAGAACCTGCGCCGTGCGAGGGGGTCGACGCCGGACGTCGGCTCATCGAGAAACAGGATCGGCGGTTCATGCAGGACGGCGCAGCCGAGCGCGAGTCGCTGCTTGAATCCGAGCGGCAGATCACCCGTCACATGCCGCTCGCGGCCGCTCAGCTCCGCCATGTCGAGCAGCCAGGCGCGACGTTCGCTGAATCGCTCGGCCGTGACATCGTAGAGGCCGGCGAACAGCTCGATGTTCTCGCTGACGGTGAGATCGGGATAGAGCGAGAAGCTCTGGGACATGTAGCCGATGCGGGCGCGCAGTGCCGCAGCGTCGCGGCTGACATCCAGCCCGGCAACGGTCGCATGTCCCGATGTCGGCGCGAGCAGGCCGGACAGCATGCGTATCGTGGTCGTCTTGCCGGCGCCGTTCGGTCCCAGGAAGCCGAAGATCTCTCCGCGCTGCACATCGAACGTCGCTTCGTGCACGGCGGTGAAGTCGCCGAAACGGCGCGTAAGGTTCTGCACCGAGATTGCCGCGCTCACGATGGCCGACCCACGAGCTCGATGAATGCGTCCTCCAGCGATGGACGCACGGCCTCGACACGCTCCACCGGCATCCCGCTGCGCAGCACGCTGTTGCGCAGCGTCGCGGCGGTAGCCCCGGCGTCCGTGACGGCGTGGACGACATCGCCGAAGAGCGTCGCCTGCCGTACATCCGGGATACCGCGCAGCACGTCACGCAGGGCGCGGGCATCCCTGCCGTGGACGCTGAAGAGGCGGCCATCGAGACGATGCTGGATGGCTGCGGGTGTATCGAGAGCGAGCAGCCCGCCCTCGTGGAGCAGCGCCACGCGATCGCACCGCTCCGCCTCGTCCATGTAGGACGTCGTGACGATGACGCTCATGCCGTCGGCCACCATCTGGTGCAGGATGAGCCAGAGGTCGCGGCGCGAGATCGGATCAACACCGAACGTCGGCTCATCGAGCAGCAGCACGGATGGATGGTGGATGAGCGCGCAGGAAAGGGAGAGCTTCTGCTTCATGCCGCCGGACAGCTGGCCGGCCAGTCGGTGCTCGAAGTCGCCCAGGCGGGAGAAACGGTAGAGCCGCTCCATGCGTGCCGGCAGCTCGCGGCGCGGCACGCGGTACAGGTCAGCGTAGAACAGGATGTTCTCGCGCACCGTCAGGTCCTGGTACAGGCCGAAGCGCTGCGACATGTACGCGATATGCGGCTTCACACCTTCCGGATCGGCGGCTACGCTCACACCCATGATCACTGCGTCGCCCGCGGTAGGCGGCAGCACCCCGGCCAGCATCCGGAGGGTCGTTGTCTTGCCCGCACCGTCCGGCCCGACGATGCCGAACAGCTGGCCGGCCTCGACGTCGAACGTCAGCGAATCGACGGCCGTCGCAGCGCCGAAGCCGCGCGACAGTGCACGCACGGTGATGGCAGACATGTCACGTGCCCGTGACGAGCTGCACGTCGGCGGGGACGCCCGGCTTCAGCATCATCTCCGGATCATCGGTGATCTGCACCTTCACTGCATACACGAGCTTCACGCGCTCCTCGGTCGTCTGCACGTTGCGCGGCGTGAACTCGGCGTTCGCTGCAATGTACGTCACCCTGCCGCCGAAGCTCCGTGAGGGGTCCGTGTCGCTGCGGATGGCCGCGCGCTGACCGATCACGACGCGTCCGATCTCGTCCTCACGCACGTAGATCCTCACCCATCGGTCAGCCGGATTCAGCAGCGTCAGCACCGGCGCACCCGGACTCACAGCCTCGCCTTCCTCCCGGTGCCGTACCGACACCACACCGCCGAACGGCGCGTGGATCACCGCGTGCTCCAGCGCCGCGTCCGCCTGCGCGACCAGAGCCTCCGCCTGCTCCACCGCCGCGCGCTGCGCCGCCTTCCGTTCGGCGCGCGGTCCGCTCTGTACCATGTCGGCCTGCTGGCGCGCCTGCGCGTGCCGCGACCGCGCCACCTCGTACGCCGTCTGCGCCTGGTCCAGCGCCTGCCGACTCACTGCGCCGCCCTCGTACAGCGGACGCATGCGCTCGAGCACGCGCCCCGCATCCTCCATCTGCTCCCGCGCCGCAGCCTCCGCCGAGCGCGCCTGCGCCAGCTCCTCCGGACGCGCGCCGCGCTCCAGCTCCGCGAGCTGCGCCCGCGCCACATCCACCTGCGCGGCCGCCGCTGCGCGCCTCGCATTCAGATCCGACACCTCGAGCCGCGCCAGCTCTGCACCCGCGGTTACCCGGTCACCTTCCATCACCGCCACGCTCGCCAGCCGGCCGCCCACCTGGAAGCCGAGGTCCGCATCCGTCGCCTCGACCGTGCCTGACGCGCGCAGCACACCAGAGTCAGCCTCGCCCCGTCCGAAGACCCACCACCCCACCAGGCCGGCAGCCAGCAGCAACACGAGGACGGGAGCGATCCGCTTCGCCCGCGATTTCATTCGTCCCGTCGACTTCTCCGGCTGTGTCATGCGCCACCCTCCACGCCGAGCCCCGCCTGCACGAACTCCCGCGCGGATGCCACTACGCGCTCGAATGTCGCCGCATCTCCCAGTGCCACACCGCCCACCTTCTCCAGCGCCGGTCGCATCATCGAGAGATGCACCGGCACGGACAGGATGAAGATGCTCATCACCGCCGCAGGTCCCGCCCTCACTACCCCGGACTCCTGGCCCTCCACGATCAGGCTCGAGAGCGCCCCGAGGACGCGACGCATCGGATCGGCAATCGCCGCCGGCGGCACACCACTCAGCACCAGCTCCTGCATCATCAGCTGCGGCAGATCACGGTTCGTCCGCAGATACTCGAAGTACGCCGTCACCACCTCCCCCGCCCGGTCGAGCACGGGTCCGTCCCCCGCAACGACGCGCTCCACCCGCTCCGCAAGCGGCGTCACAATGCTCGCGACCACCCGGTCGTACAGCTCTCGCTTCGAGCCGAAGTGGTACGTGATCGCGCCGAGATTCGCGCCCGCCGCGGCCGTGATGGCGCGTACGGACGCGCCATCGAAGCCCTGAGTGGCGAAGATGGGGCGGGCCGCATCGATGAGTGCGGCGGGCGTGTCAGGGAATTCCGCTGGCTCATTCATACGTTTGTATGATAACTGGGACCGGGCGCTGCGTCAACCTGAGCGACGTCGAGGGCGCCGCGGAGGGGCGTCAACCATGCTCCGGGAGGCTTCGCTTCAGGTCATGGGGCAGCCTCGATGTCGCCCCGGAGCGTCAATCATGCGCTCAGCGCGTTCGCTCCAGGACATCGAGGTTTCAGGGTTGAGTGGGGGCGCGCGGACAGGTTGCTCCGCCTGGACCCAATCACGGGGGAGGGTTACCCGCCGAGGCGGCCCCAGGCCTCTTCGTCGACCGCTCCCGGCAGCTTGCGTTCGCGGACTGCGGCCCAGAACGGGTCGCCCGGCTTTTCGACGGTGCGGGCGAACTGTCCGGCGTGGTATACGTAGGCGATCCCGAGGCGGCTGTCGATGACGACGTCCGTCTGCTCGCTCGCGTAGACGTCCTTGAGCGGCTTGTCGAAGCCGCAGCGGGCGTCCGGCCATGTCTGAGGCCAGGACAGGATATCGACGTCCTCGGGGGTCGGGTGGGGCATCTTGCGTGCGTCGCGCTCCTTGTCCATCCGGAGATAGGCGTCGTAGAGCACGTGGGCCATCTTGTCCGTGTAGCGTCGAACGCGTTCCCCGTAGAAGCGTTTTTCGAGCATTCGTCCTCCGTGCAGTGAAACGCAGCGTGGAGCATAGTACGGCGGGCCGGATCGCAGTGCAAAGTCGGAGTCGCGGCAGCGGGCTGGCGACCCTACCTTGCGGCCCATGTCTGAACGTATTGCTGCGCCCGCCGAGATCTATCGCGACCGGGCGGATCGATTCACACGACAGCGCGATGCTCTGGCGCGCCGTTCGCGGCAGCTGTCGCATGCCCGCATCGCGACGTTCATCGTCCTTGTCCTGCTGGGTCTGCTGATCGAGCGTTCACCCTCCATGCCGCTGATCATTGCGACGGTGGTGTCGGCCGCCACGTTCATCGCGTTGATCGCGGCGCACCGGCGGACGCGGCGACGAGAGCGGTGGTATGCGGACCTGGCGGCGCTGAACGAGGAGGGGCTCGATCGTCTCGCCCGGCGCTGGGAGCGGCTGCCGGTGAGGGTGCCGTCGCGATCGATCGAGGGGCACGACTACGCGGGAGACCTCGACCTTTATGGCCGCGCCTCGATGTCGCAGATCCTAGGGCCCGTGGCTACGCCGTTCGGCAGCGCCATTCTCGATGACTGGCTGCTGTCCGCAACGGCCGCCCCTAGCATGATCGTCGAGCGCAACATTGCCGTACGCGAGCTCGCGCCCATGCACGACCTGCGTGATACGCTGGCGCTGCATGGCCGCGCGGCGCGGACGATCCGCCTTCGGGACATCGAGAGATTCCTCACCTGGGCGGAATCGCCGGCGCGCCTGTCCGGGCGACTGTGGGTGCGCGCGGCCGCATGGCTGCTGCCGGTTGCCACGTGGCTGCTCGGACTCGCACACCTGCTCGGCAGCATCGACCGTGCGCTGTGGTTGATACCGCTGCTGGCGTCGCTGGTCGCGTACGGGACCATCGGCGCGCGCGCGCGGCGGACATTCGATGAAGCGTTCGGTCGCGAGCCGCTCTTCACCTACTATCCGGACATGCTTCGTGCGGTGGCGGCCGCATCCTTCTCGAGTCCGCTGCTTCAGGCGACCGCGTCGCGACTGGTTCAGCATGACGAGCCCGCCGACCGCCAGCTGAAGCGGCTCCAGCGACTGATGCATCGCGCGGACCTGCGCATGTCGAGCATGCACCTGCCGGTGTTCCTGCTGACGCTATGGGATGTGCACGTGCTGATGTCGCTCGAGCGCTGGCAGCGCGAGGCCGGCGCCGCGGTACGCGACTGGTTGTCGGCACTGGGCGAGGTGGAGGCACTGGGTGCGCTGGCGACGCTGGCCCACGACCAGCCGGACTGGGTGTTCGCGGAGGTAGTGGCGCCGGATGCAGTCGCTGGCAGCGCGGATGACACGGTACTCGACGCGACTGCGCTCGGCCATCCGCTCATCCCGGACGGGAAGCGCGTCGCCAACGATGTGCGTGTGGGACCGCCCGGTACGTTCCTGCTCGTCACGGGCTCCAACATGTCGGGGAAGAGCACGTTGCTGCGCGCGCTGGGTCTGAACGCAGTGCTTGCTCAGGCGGGGGCGCCGGTGTGCGCAGCGCGGCTCCGCATGCCGCGTCTCGACGTGCACACGAGTATCCGTGTGCAGGATTCGCTCGCTCGCGGCGTGTCGTATTTCATGGCGGAGCTGGAGCGACTCAAGCAGATCGTGGACGCGGCACATCGTGTTCGTGATGAGGGCTCGGCGACGCTTCTGTTCCTGCTCGACGAGATTCTGCACGGCACGAACACGGCCGAGCGACGGATTGCGGCCACGCGCGTCATACGGCATCTGGTAAATACGGGGGCCATTGGTGCCGCGACGACACACGACCTCGAGCTCGCCGAGGAACCCGCGCTCGTCCGCGCTGCCCGTCTCGTGCATTTCAGTGAGACGTTCACCGACGTCGACGGCGCATCGACCCTGCACTTCGACTATCGCCTGCGCGACGGCCTCGCAACATCGACGAACGCGCTGGCTCTGATGAAGATGGTGGGACTGCCCGACGCCTGATGCGGAACGGCCGCCGCGTGAACGCGACGGCCGTCTGCTGATTCTGCACCGTGAAGCGCGCGCGTTCGGTTTCAGATCACGCGCCGTGTGTCGCTGATCAGGCTGCGGACGACTGCGATCCCGATCCGCCCTGTCGCCCGCTGCCGCCGCGGCGACGACGACGGCGCGGCGCTGTCCGCTCGCTGCTGCCGGAGCCCTGGCCGCTGCCGGCCTGACGGCCGGCCTTCTTCTCCGCATTCGCGCGTGCACGCGCCCGCTCATCCGCCTTGCGTGCGC
Coding sequences:
- a CDS encoding cation diffusion facilitator family transporter, translated to MGSSERAQRSIRVAQAGLLINAALVVIKIGTGIVGHSYALIADGVESSLDIFSSLIVWRGIHVAARSADETYHFGYGKAESVAAAAVSLMLMGAAVGIAIEAVREILTPHHLPAPFTLIVLVVVIAIKEALFRFVMREGEALESGIVQADAWHHRSDAITSGAAFLGISIALIGGQQYAAADDVAALLASTIIAFNGIRLLRPALADLMDRAPETELLDSVAEEAAREDGVLRIEKVVARRAGVGHFVTVHVQADPALSLRDAHGLGGRVRSRIVTNLPLVIDATIHMEPYEGALDERGEPRGRLSGHRPRPRETGNDRTAY
- a CDS encoding M48 family metalloprotease; this encodes MRRLTLLASMPLLAVLPLSSGCATNPVTGERQLALISESQEIQMGQEAAVQAAQSIGLVEDAALQSYVARIGSTMAAQSERPDLPWSFQVVDDPTPNAFALPGGPIFVTRGILALMGSEAELAGVLGHEIGHITARHSVTLLSRAQLAQLTLGVGSILVPEIAQLGQLAGAGLQLLFLSYGRDAERQADDLGFGYALRQNYDVREMVNMFAQLQRASQAAGQSPLPTWLASHPYPEERIERIQQALATLNQDLSGTKKNVDVYMNRIDNLVYGDNPRAGFFEGGLFLHPDLRFRMQFPQGWQTQNLAQSVSALSPQKDAVIQLTLAQGSETQAANQFFGQQGIASSQVSRTTINGFPAVTGYFQGQTQDGVVAGVAAFISFENRTYQILSFTPAQQLQRYDQLFRSVVGSFDRLTDSRALNVQPNRISIVRPSQAMTLEEFNRRYPSRIDIAELALINQLQDGNSRIPAGTPVKRIVTGQ
- a CDS encoding ABC transporter permease, yielding MTTRRADGAERQGSARTASLRRVRALVRKELRQLLRDPKTKRIVFAAPIIQLLLFGYAVTTDVHDVSTFVVDHDRTTQSRALQDAFTAGGYFRIVGQSDRPADMAAALDDGSAVVGLEIPSGFARDLAAGRGATVQVLVDGTSSNTATVAQGYASRIVQEFGVRQAAGRSTELDGGVDLRARAWFNEELTSRVYNVPAIIGVLLMMMALLLTALGVVRERELGTLEQLLVSPLTAGELILGKTIPVAIIALVDLALICAVALLWFDIPLRGSVAALLIASFVYILASLGLGLFISTISRTQQEAFMGMFLLFLPVVILSGFMYPIETMPPLFQTLTLLNPLRHFLVIVRGIFLKGHGLADIMMPLTIVTGMAVVVLAGAVVRFGQSVR
- a CDS encoding ABC transporter permease, whose protein sequence is MARKEWVQLRRDPRSMVLAFGMPLLMLLFFGYAISWDISDIRIAVIDQDRTASSRRLVEVFEASGYFSVVDHPETTARIDEDLLHGRVMGGLIIPPGFARDLAAGRPAPVQLLLDGSDANTATVALNYSSAIAAGFSRDVLLQGRRIEAPATAETRIWYNPTLESSNMIVPGLIAVIMSIIAAMLTALTIAREWERGTMEQLAATPVHRLEVVFGKLLPYLGIGLLDVATTVAAGVIIFDVPLRGSVLLLGTMTLLFLLGALGLGMFVSAVLKSQVLATQVAMVVTYLPALLLSGFLFDIASMPAALRAVSFIVPAKYYIAVTRGVFLKGVGPDVLWVQGVSMVIFAAIGIGLATAAFDKRIAA
- a CDS encoding ABC transporter ATP-binding protein; the encoded protein is MSAAISVQNLTRRFGDFTAVHEATFDVQRGEIFGFLGPNGAGKTTTIRMLSGLLAPTSGHATVAGLDVSRDAAALRARIGYMSQSFSLYPDLTVSENIELFAGLYDVTAERFSERRAWLLDMAELSGRERHVTGDLPLGFKQRLALGCAVLHEPPILFLDEPTSGVDPLARRRFWDLIHGLAQGGTTILVSTHYMEEAEYCNRLILMNRGRVIADGAPSALRASMAEPILEITTDDAPLAVEVLTDAPGVIDAAMFGRLVHVVVEEEAGARTTISGVLRDAGRTVEGVQTVPPSLEDVFVSLVRREGGAVAG
- a CDS encoding ABC transporter ATP-binding protein is translated as MSAITVRALSRGFGAATAVDSLTFDVEAGQLFGIVGPDGAGKTTTLRMLAGVLPPTAGDAVIMGVSVAADPEGVKPHIAYMSQRFGLYQDLTVRENILFYADLYRVPRRELPARMERLYRFSRLGDFEHRLAGQLSGGMKQKLSLSCALIHHPSVLLLDEPTFGVDPISRRDLWLILHQMVADGMSVIVTTSYMDEAERCDRVALLHEGGLLALDTPAAIQHRLDGRLFSVHGRDARALRDVLRGIPDVRQATLFGDVVHAVTDAGATAATLRNSVLRSGMPVERVEAVRPSLEDAFIELVGRPS
- a CDS encoding HlyD family efflux transporter periplasmic adaptor subunit, yielding MTQPEKSTGRMKSRAKRIAPVLVLLLAAGLVGWWVFGRGEADSGVLRASGTVEATDADLGFQVGGRLASVAVMEGDRVTAGAELARLEVSDLNARRAAAAAQVDVARAQLAELERGARPEELAQARSAEAAAREQMEDAGRVLERMRPLYEGGAVSRQALDQAQTAYEVARSRHAQARQQADMVQSGPRAERKAAQRAAVEQAEALVAQADAALEHAVIHAPFGGVVSVRHREEGEAVSPGAPVLTLLNPADRWVRIYVREDEIGRVVIGQRAAIRSDTDPSRSFGGRVTYIAANAEFTPRNVQTTEERVKLVYAVKVQITDDPEMMLKPGVPADVQLVTGT
- a CDS encoding TetR/AcrR family transcriptional regulator, whose amino-acid sequence is MNEPAEFPDTPAALIDAARPIFATQGFDGASVRAITAAAGANLGAITYHFGSKRELYDRVVASIVTPLAERVERVVAGDGPVLDRAGEVVTAYFEYLRTNRDLPQLMMQELVLSGVPPAAIADPMRRVLGALSSLIVEGQESGVVRAGPAAVMSIFILSVPVHLSMMRPALEKVGGVALGDAATFERVVASAREFVQAGLGVEGGA